A genomic window from Salvelinus namaycush isolate Seneca chromosome 5, SaNama_1.0, whole genome shotgun sequence includes:
- the LOC120048435 gene encoding CD83 antigen-like: protein MFFQLVWILAASVQCGLTQNMPTQEVKSVCGEDSILKCKAICKPGVQYRAVRWYKLGEEPSNKESGLLMKRLSPNSTTQWYAGLERKVELLADDSFDILLPNVMAVDSGRYKCLLAAPVGEQNQEGQVHLRVTGCLESTDQSEERDTILVLSIVGIVVALLIFTISYVILRNMLLQRSKKYPQEPLLDAPLEKKDLMLIYTPGPNWSRQGSIKHVCV from the exons CTGCCTCCGTGCAATGTGGGCTCACACAGAATATGCCTACCCAGGAAGTGAAGTCAGTTTGTGGAGAGGACTCAATTCTGAAATGTAAAGCAATATGTAAGCCTGGGGTCCAATACCGGGCGGTGAGGTGGTATAAG CTGGGTGAGGAGCCCTCTAATAAGGAGTCTGGTCTATTGATGAAGAGGCTATCACCTAACAGCACCACCCAATGGTACGCAGGCCTGGAGCGTAAAGTGGAACTTTTGGCTGATGATTCTTTTGATATCTTGCTGCCCAATGTAATGGCTGTTGATAGCGGGAGGTACAAGTGTCTCCTGGCAGCACCTGTAGGAGAGCAGAACCAGGAGGGGCAGGTTCACCTCAGAGTGACAG GTTGCCTTGAGTCCACAGACCAATCAGAAGAAAGGGATACCATTCTAGTTCTTTCCATTGTGGGGATTGTGGTGGCATTGCTGATATTCACCATCAGCTAT GTCATCCTAAGGAATATGTTATTGCAAAGGAGTAAGAAGTATCCACAAGAACCACTTCTAGATGCACCCCTTGAGAAGAAAGATTTAATGTTGATCTACACTCCGGGGCCAAACTGGTCGAGACAGGGTTCCATAAaacatgtctgtgtgtga